From the genome of Argentina anserina chromosome 4, drPotAnse1.1, whole genome shotgun sequence, one region includes:
- the LOC126792472 gene encoding sister chromatid cohesion protein SCC2-like, protein MTVSIVVEADPEVLGDKRVQPAVEGRFCDSAISVREAALELVGRHISSHPDVGLKYFEKVVERIKDTGVSVRKRSIKIIRDMCISNRDFSEFTSACIAIISRIGDDESSIQDLVCMTFYEFWFEEQTGSHTQFFGDDSSVPLEMAKITDRTQF, encoded by the exons ATGACT GTTAGTATAGTTGTAGAAGCTGATCCGGAGGTTTTAGGTGATAAACGTGTGCAACCAGCTGTTGAAGGGCGGTTCTGTGATTCTGCAATTTCTGTTAGAGAAGCAGCACTGGAACTTGTAGGGAGGCATATTTCTTCCCATCCTGATGTTGGTTTGAAG TATTTTGAGAAGGTTGTTGAGAGAATCAAAGATACGGGTGTCAGTGTTCGAAAGCGATCTATTAAAATTATACGAGATATGTGCATCTCAAACAGGGACTTCTCTGAATTTACAAGTGCTTGCATTGCGATCATTTCCCGTATTGGTGACGACGAATCAAGTATACAG GATCTTGTTTGCATGACATTTTATGAGTTCTGGTTTGAGGAACAGACTGGTTCACATACTCAATTCTTTGGAGATGATAGCTCTGTTCCATTGGAG